The sequence AAGTGCAAACCACGAGCGAGTTGGCATACGATGCGACAGGCCACCAAAACCTTTCGCCTCCGGCAGGCTGACGCGGCTTTCGGGGCGGCCTCCGCTTCTCCAAACATCGACTCGCCTTTTCAATATCAAGCGTTAGGTTGCACGCCTGCGCGTCATAGGCCCAACGGGCGCGAACTTCGGTAAGGCTGTGCACCGAGAGGATTTGCGAGAGCCGGAAGTAGGCGCCTCCAGCGTGTCATGCGACGTGGTACTTCCCTGAGTAGCCGAGGCTTCGGTTTTTCCAGAGGCATTCCAGCGGGATCAATAATCATCAAATCACAACATGAGACGACGGGGAATTTAGCCTTCTACGTGATCGATTGCCTACCGACTGTCAGTTCCGCTCTCTTGCCACGGTCGATGACTGAGCGCCCTGTGACGTTGCCACATTTAGGCGAGCAGCGTCACGTGTCGGGCGTGCGCTTGCCCCTCCGTAATCCAGTTGACGCTGTAACTCGCATCGATCCGACGCTCGGCGCGTGTGCTAGAATCAATGCGCAGATGAAGGTCGTGAACTCTGGCCGACGGGGTCCCTTCCGAAGCGTCGGCCACGTGCAGCTTGCACTGCTAATCGGGGAAGAGGATGATGCACGCCTCTTTCATGCTTGAAGTTATGTCCCCTGTGGCTCTGTCGTCACCGCTTCAGGGTGGGCTGTGGCAGTTCGTGGGGCGTCGGCGGGAGCTCGCGGAGCTTCACGAGTGCGTGTGCAACGCAGCTCGGGGAGTTCCAGGCGTGGTCTCGATTTTCGGCCCGGCTGGAATTGGAAAGACCCGACTCCTCGCAGAATTCGAACGAGCAGAGGGCATCCCCATCTTTCGGATCCACTGCAGGGAAACTGAGATGGAGCCCCTCGCGGCGATTAGTCGGCTTCTGGACCAACTGCGGTCAATCTCGCACCTTGCCGACCACGCACAGCCACCGGCAACCATGGGAGAGTTGTTCCGTTGCATCCTCGACGAGCTGCGTAAGGTTTGCGCTGCAAAAGTCTGCGCGCTTGTAATTGAAGATGCCCATTGGGCCGCCCCTGATGTGAGGGCGTTCGTGAATTACGTCATTGATGTAATGAACGTCCTAGAATCCAAACCACGCATCCTAATACTCGTGACTTTCCGCGAATTCTCAGTCGCCGACTCGGCTCGTGCTGGATTCATCGAAACCCTACTACAACGCGAAAAGCATGCGCTTCAGCTACCGCCTCTTTCAGTGGGCGAAATTGCGGCAATGGTCCCCGCGTACCGCTTTACCGAGCGCATTTTCTATGAACTAGTTAGGCTTTCAGAAGGAAACCCGCTGTACGTCGAGGAGTTGATCCCAGTGTTGCGCGAGGGCGGAGTCGGGTCGCTGCCCTTGCGAGTTCAGACCGCGACGCGCACTGCGCTGGCAACGCTTAGCACCAATGCGCGCCGGGCTCTGTACGCTGCTTCCGTGATCGGAGTCCATTTTTCTTTCGAAGATGTTGCGGCGCTCTGCGACACTCCGAATGATGCGCTACTCGACGCTTTACAAGAGGCGAGCGACAACCGCTTCGTTCAGCCCGGGCCCTCCAGCTCAACGTATCGCTTCCGTCATGCGCTGATCCGAGAGATCGTCTATAATGCGCTGCTGCCGGCCAATGCGACGCGGTTGCATCGTCGGGCGGCTCGCGCGATCGCCGGGTCACGTCGCTGCCGGGATCACCTCGCTGAGCTCGCCGCTCACTGCGAGCGCGCTGGCTGGCCTGGACGTGCGTCAATCCTCTTTCTTCGTTCCGGCACGGCGGCCGAAGAACTCCACGATTTCGAATCGGCAGCATCGGCCTATCTGCGCGCGCGGTCCAACGCGCCGTCGCATGATGCGCGGCTCGCGGTGTTGGCGGCGCGCCATGCAAACTGCCTGTTTGCGATTGGAGCTTTGGAAGAAGCTGCCGACGCATTCGCTGAAGCGGCGGCCCTCTACGACGCACTTGGGTCCGTTGAGATGGCCGCTAACTTCGTAGACCGCCGATCGATATGTCTCGAACGAATCGGCGAACCCCAAAGGGCCCTACGCGAGCTTGACGCCATGCTGCTGCGGACAAAAAATACCCTCCCCGAAGTCGCCGCTAGGGTCGTCCTGGCGGGAGCCTCACTCTCACAAGCTTACCGACCACTGCTTGCCCGAGAATACGATAAGTGGTGCACTCATATGCAACATGTGCGACGGCCGCAAGCCTCCGCTTATCATCGCATGGCTGAAATGAAATTTGAAGCTATTCGTGATGTCCAAGAAGGTCGGTGGTCAAAGGGAATGCGAGCCTTCGATCGAGCGCTGGAGCTGGTAGGTCGCCTGGGTGACGCCGAGGATAAGTTCGATACGGCGGTCATGGCCGCAAAATACCACGCTTTAGGAGGCGACATAGCACGATCCTCAGCGCTCTTTCGACACGCATACGCCATCGGCAAGTCCGAAAACAGTACCTGGATGCAGCATCTGGCCGGAACGCGTCTCGTAAGGCTTTTAGTGTTCAGCGGTTGCCTCGGCGAAGCTCGGATGTTGCTAGAGCGCTGCGTCGAACTGCCCGCATACTCACACTTGATGCAAATTAGCGTGGCGACGAACGCACTCCTGCTTGGGGTGCTTCAAGACGACGCCAACCTTGTCGATCGTTTCCTAGATCAACGCTATATTGATATGGGACTTCGCTATCCATCGAGCGCGGTGCTCTGCGACATTGGATTTTCATATGGCATCGCTTTGCGTTCGCGAAATCGGATTGCCGAGGCGCGCGAACTGGTCTCGAAGATCCTAGACCACGTTCACCAACCGTGGGAGGCGCGCCCCTTTCTGGCCATGACTTCCCTTTGGGGGGCGGCAAGAGAAGCTAACCGGGCGCAACAGCTTTTGACAACCTCGATGCACGTACCGGGGGCGAGAGGTTACGTCCATTTGTGCGTTGGCCACGCACGTCAGCGATCGAAGGATCCTCGTGCGCGTCATGATGGGAAACGCGCCGCGCAGGAGTTTCATAACAGCGGGCTGAGGCTTTTTGAAGCCATGGCTTATGAGCTGGCCCAGGACCGCAAACGCGCTGTAGCGCTCTATCAGAGTTGTGGTTCAGTGTACGACATCGCTCGCTTAACCGGACTGCGCTCAAATGACGAGCTCTTCACAGTGCGTCAGGCTCAGATCGTCGAGCTCGTTATCCGTGGCGAGACCAATAAGAGAATCGCCGAGGCACTCGGCATTGCAACCGGAACGGTTGGTGCGCACTTAGCAATTATTTATCGAAACCATGGGGTCTCGTCGAGGGCACAACTCGTCGCCAGCGTTTTGGCGAGGCGCAATCCCGGCCCGCATGCTCATGCAGGGCCTCCGGCCTCATTAAGCCACTAAGCAAATGCTATAGTGCTCTTCCCGCTTAAGACATGTTAGCGTAGAAGGATCTAATTGCAGGTCGTAACCGACCGAGCGGGAGATCACGATATGCGTTTCTCAGCATCATCCTTCAAGCTCGCAAGCATTGTTGGCGCAACGGTGCTCCTCGTTGCGTGCTCAGGCGTCTCGCAGCCATATTCCGTCCCTGCGGGGATTGCCGCCTCGCCTCCTGTTCGCGTCATCAGCGAACTTGTGTCCGGTGGGCGAGTGCGGGTTACCCCCCACGCTGCTCGCGCATTGCTCTACGCTGCTGTGTTGGACAATAACGCGGTCGAAATCTACCGGCAGAAAGGTCAGAATCAACAGCCTATTGGTCAAATCGGCGGCCTCAACCAGCCGTATACGGGTCTCTTTGTTGACGGTATGCGGAACCTTTACGTTTGCAACTATGGAAACGGGACTGTCACCGTGTACGGTCCGGGCAAGACCGCGCCGTTTGAGACGCTAACTCGGGCGGGCAACCCTGGCGCGGTGGTCGTGGGCTCGGACGGAACCGTGTATGTTGCAGACCGCCACAACGGCTACAACGGGTCAATCCTCGTGTATCCACCAAACCAGACAACCCCATCCGGCTCACTTTACGCGTTCACAGGTGGTGCGTATCCCATAAGCATGGCGCTTAACTCTCTGAAAACGGTCCTATATATCGGTTTCGATCTCCCGGCGGGCGGAAATGGCAAAGTCGAAAGGGTACAGCTCCGTTCGAAGAAGGCTACGAATCTCGGGATTACCGTCGGAACAGCCGGCGGCATCGCGATCGACAGCAAGAAAAATCTCTTGCTGGTTGATGGATTGGTTCCAGCCGTGGATGTGTTCCCTCCGGGGAGCACGAAACCATCGCAGCAGATCACGGGCTTCCAGGGAGCGGCCGGTATCGCGCTCAATCACGGCAACACTGAACTTTGGGTTGCGGAAGGCCTTAACAACACCATTGCTGGTGTGACGTACCCCGCCGGCGCGATCGTCGATACAATTACAGTCGGCACTGGAGTATTCGACGTCGCCACAAGTCCCGCGAACCCTCACTGACGTGGCCTCGCCTTACTCGGTCGTTGCCTCTTTCCGAAGGTAACGCTCGGAACAGATTGCTCTTCGTAGTCGAAGCCTGAACGCCAAACGAAAGGTAACGATTTTCTGATGCGTATCTCCAGGTTCGGCCCTTTCACCTTAGGCGTATTAGCAGTCGCGGGGGCATTCACGGGTTGCGTCGCTGGTGGGTCACAGTCAGCAGTGCTCGGCCACAATGGATTGATTCCTGCACAGTCGGCGGACGCCGGCATCGCTGCCCTGCGTCCAGGCATTTTTAAGGAGGCGCTGACCGGCGCGCAACGGCCAGATCACCTCAGGTCATGGATTTCTCCGGACATCGAAAGCGTGCACAAACTCCTCTTCGTTTCCGATGCGCTTGGCGTTGTGTGGATTTACAAAATGCCTAGTCTCGAGCTTAAAGGAATCCTAACAGGTTTCCAAGCGATAAATGGTGTGTGCTCCGACCATAAGGGCAACGTTTGGGTCGCCATGTCGGGGTTCGAGCAAATGTGGAAGCTTGCACATGATGGCACGATAGTAAGTATTTTGCAAGACACGATCGGAACTCCGATTGGGTGCGCAGTGGACCCGACGACTGGAAATCTCGCCGTGTCGAATGTCGGCAACAATCAGCCACCGCCCATAGGAGGAAGCATACTCGTGTACCGACGTGCCTCGGGCGTCCCAACGGAGTATTATTGTTTGTCGTGCCTTATTGCGTACGGTTTCGTCGGCTACGACACCCACGGTAACCTCTTTGTCGATGGCAAAAATGCGTCGAACGTCTTCGCGCTTGCCGAACTTCCAGCTGGAAGCAGTGCGACAGATCAACTAAAAGCTCTCAATATCGAAGGCGCCACTCTTTACAGCACCGGCATGGTTGAATGGGATGCCGCGGGCCACTACCTAGTAATCGGAGATCAGACCTGCGACAACAGGCTACCCAGCTGCGTATACCGAGCGAAAATCGTCGGTTCGACGGCTACGATTATCGGTAGAACGACGCTCTTGGACTCGGCAGGCAATCCGATTTGTGACATGATTCAAGGTACCCTAGACGGCCACTCTATTGCTGGATCATCTGTCGATAATGGTATTTGTGGCCACCCTAGCGGCACGGACCTTTGGGCGTTCCCGGCCGGCGGACGGGCGACGCACTATAACGACATCTACGACTATGAGCCGATTGGCGCCGCCATCAGTCAAAAGTAGTCTCATCCTCCGAACATCTGCATCAACAGGCTTTTCCGCATTGATGGACGACGGTAACATGGAGCATTTGTGAACAACCTCGCGAAAGTTACGGCCCCTCTCGCTGCGGCGCTATTCGTTTCAGCATGTAGCGTCGCTGGCACTTCCAACATGCCGAGAACAAGCTATCGATCAACGGCGCAGCTGCGCTCCGCCCCAGAATGGCAGGCAAGACACCTCGCGAAGCGGGCTTGCGCAGAGACACATGATGGCACGGCGCAATGCGAGGTCCTTATTCAGACTAGCGCCATCGGCCCCGATTGGATGGGTTGGGGGCCGTCAGATCTTCAAACGGCTTATGACCTACCGTCGTCGGGCCGAGGTTTTGGGCAAATCGTGGCTATCGTCGATGCCTACGACAACCCCGTCGTTGCCTCGGACCTCGCTACATACCGTTCGAACTTCGGCCTGCCAGCGGCGAAGCTCTATAAATACAATCAAAAGGGACAGCGGAAGCACTATCCCAATGTCGACGTTGGTTGGGGCGTTGAAATCGATCTCGACGTCGACATGGTTTCGGCGAGCTGTCCAAAGTGCACCATCTATCTCGTCGAGGCAAATAGCAGCACCACTACTGACCTCGAGGCGGCCGAAGTCGAAGCAGTAACTCTCGGCGCACATATCGTCAGCAACAGCTGGATATGCTACCTCTCGCTCAACTGCCTTAAGCGATCCAAGTTCGATACCCCGGGCGTGGTCTATCTTGCCGCCGCCGGCGACAATGGATTTAACCAGGAGGGCTTGCCTATGGCGCTCCCAAACGTTATCTCAGTCGGCGGAACGGTGCTCTCGCGATTCGGCAAGAAATACAGCGAGAGAGTCTGGAGCGGGACAGGTTCAGGTTGTGCATCTGCCATCGCCAAGCCATTGTGGCAGCACGATCCTGGATGCTCAAATAGAACCAACAACGATGTCGCAGCCGTAGCCTGGGACCTAGCAGTGTACGACACCTTTGGGTATCGAGGCTGGATCACTGTCGGCGGCACGAGTGCCGCTTCGCCACTGCTGGCTGGTGTATACGGACTTGCCGGTAACGCCAGAACTCAAACCACCGCTAAGAGGTTTTGGACTATGCGCGGAACCAAACGCGCACACGACCTCCACACAATCAGCTTCGGCAACAACGGCTTATGCGGTGGCAACTACCTCTGCACCGCAGGAACCGGTCAATTCGGGACATTCTCCGGCCCTACAGGGTGGGGTACCCCCAACGGCCTCGGCGCCTTTTAAGAACGTAGTGGACAGTTGAAAGGAACTGAAAAGTGATTCCGCTCTCACTACGTTTACCAAAAGTGGTCTTGCTACCTAAATCATCACAAAAAAGTTAATAGTACGATGCATTGGCTTTTTGCAGATCGTTGGCAGTGTGGCGTTCGTTTCGACGCTCGCGGTAGCGGGATGTTCGTCGAATTACAACGCAACACCGAGTCCAGGTACACTAATAAACGCGCGGGAGCAGGCACTAGTCAACCAAGGGTGGGTTTACAAGAACGGCGTAACATAACATATGCCCCATTACATCGGCACGCGTTACATGACCTATCCCCAAGCTCAGCCAGACATTCAGATGGTGTACCGCCGCGGCCCGGTACTTGTCGCGCCGAAAATGTACCTCATCATCTGAGGGTACAA is a genomic window of Candidatus Binatia bacterium containing:
- a CDS encoding S8 family serine peptidase, with amino-acid sequence MAIVDAYDNPVVASDLATYRSNFGLPAAKLYKYNQKGQRKHYPNVDVGWGVEIDLDVDMVSASCPKCTIYLVEANSSTTTDLEAAEVEAVTLGAHIVSNSWICYLSLNCLKRSKFDTPGVVYLAAAGDNGFNQEGLPMALPNVISVGGTVLSRFGKKYSERVWSGTGSGCASAIAKPLWQHDPGCSNRTNNDVAAVAWDLAVYDTFGYRGWITVGGTSAASPLLAGVYGLAGNARTQTTAKRFWTMRGTKRAHDLHTISFGNNGLCGGNYLCTAGTGQFGTFSGPTGWGTPNGLGAF
- a CDS encoding AAA family ATPase; translation: MSPVALSSPLQGGLWQFVGRRRELAELHECVCNAARGVPGVVSIFGPAGIGKTRLLAEFERAEGIPIFRIHCRETEMEPLAAISRLLDQLRSISHLADHAQPPATMGELFRCILDELRKVCAAKVCALVIEDAHWAAPDVRAFVNYVIDVMNVLESKPRILILVTFREFSVADSARAGFIETLLQREKHALQLPPLSVGEIAAMVPAYRFTERIFYELVRLSEGNPLYVEELIPVLREGGVGSLPLRVQTATRTALATLSTNARRALYAASVIGVHFSFEDVAALCDTPNDALLDALQEASDNRFVQPGPSSSTYRFRHALIREIVYNALLPANATRLHRRAARAIAGSRRCRDHLAELAAHCERAGWPGRASILFLRSGTAAEELHDFESAASAYLRARSNAPSHDARLAVLAARHANCLFAIGALEEAADAFAEAAALYDALGSVEMAANFVDRRSICLERIGEPQRALRELDAMLLRTKNTLPEVAARVVLAGASLSQAYRPLLAREYDKWCTHMQHVRRPQASAYHRMAEMKFEAIRDVQEGRWSKGMRAFDRALELVGRLGDAEDKFDTAVMAAKYHALGGDIARSSALFRHAYAIGKSENSTWMQHLAGTRLVRLLVFSGCLGEARMLLERCVELPAYSHLMQISVATNALLLGVLQDDANLVDRFLDQRYIDMGLRYPSSAVLCDIGFSYGIALRSRNRIAEARELVSKILDHVHQPWEARPFLAMTSLWGAAREANRAQQLLTTSMHVPGARGYVHLCVGHARQRSKDPRARHDGKRAAQEFHNSGLRLFEAMAYELAQDRKRAVALYQSCGSVYDIARLTGLRSNDELFTVRQAQIVELVIRGETNKRIAEALGIATGTVGAHLAIIYRNHGVSSRAQLVASVLARRNPGPHAHAGPPASLSH